One window of the Benincasa hispida cultivar B227 chromosome 3, ASM972705v1, whole genome shotgun sequence genome contains the following:
- the LOC120072573 gene encoding L-type lectin-domain containing receptor kinase VIII.1-like has translation MAAFHLPPVSLFLFFFLFFKSIHSLSFPSFSLSGFHGNPQFGLNVALYGDAAVVGGGGTSALQLASSSAGRIMYKKPIKLLRGKPRRLMSFSTDFSFSLSPNTGEDGLCFVIVPSSFNVSAFDNGPFGFHFGSEMKRKVNMILVKFTTSSDAENGDLIKTLVGIDVGYKSNTSLADSGNFSNSSWALIRGQNLHAWIDYEVGSRQLEVRLAENSNNKRPSTPILSYPIDFSQIWGENEEVVVGLSSSKGNSSQPCFVFSWSFKVKSIPNWMHSEPLDPKTIVIAKESEPESVVREEERKNCLMRVVAAMIFGTGCGALTAFLGLYLWTIFGNRRPVVPEEFAVQQIDVKYKKVVLDKAIEDDGKKKVDV, from the coding sequence ATGGCCGCCTTTCATTTACCCCCCGTTTCcctcttcttattcttcttcctcttctttaaaTCCATCCATTCTCTTTCATTTCCTTCCTTTTCCCTTTctgggtttcatggaaatccACAGTTTGGGCTCAATGTCGCTCTGTACGGCGATGCGGCTGTTGTCGGTGGCGGAGGTACCAGTGCTCTACAGCTCGCCAGTTCCAGTGCTGGACGAATCATGTACAAGAAACCCATCAAGCTTCTTCGAGGTAAACCGAGGAGATTGATGTCTTTCTCTACAGATTTCTCGTTTTCTTTATCGCCAAACACAGGGGAAGATGGACTGTGTTTTGTTATTGTTCCTAGTAGTTTTAATGTCAGTGCTTTTGATAACGGACCATTTGGGTTTCATTTTGGATCGGAGATGAAACGGAAGGTAAACATGATCCTTGTTAAGTTTACTACTTCCTCTGATGCTGAAAATGGCGATCTGATTAAAACTTTGGTAGGAATTGATGTGGGTTATAAGAGTAATACATCACTAGCAGATTCAGGCAATTTTTCAAACAGTTCATGGGCATTAATTAGAGGGCAGAATTTACACGCTTGGATAGATTACGAGGTGGGTTCTAGGCAATTAGAAGTAAGATTAGCAGAAAACAGTAACAACAAAAGACCATCTACGCCAATCCTTTCATACCCAATTGATTTCTCTCAGATTTGGGGAGAGAATGAGGAAGTGGTAGTGGGTTTGAGTTCATCAAAGGGGAACTCATCCCAGCCATGTTTTGTGTTTTCTTGGAGTTTCAAGGTGAAGAGCATACCGAATTGGATGCATTCGGAGCCACTCGATCCAAAGACGATCGTCATTGCGAAGGAATCGGAACCGGAAAGTGTTGTTAGAGAGGAGGAGAGGAAGAATTGCTTAATGAGAGTGGTTGCAGCCATGATTTTTGGGACTGGATGTGGGGCATTGACAGCTTTCCTTGGATTGTATTTATGGACTATCTTTGGCAATAGACGACCAGTTGTTCCTGAGGAGTTTGCCGTGCAGCAGATTGATGTTAAGTATAAGAAAGTTGTGTTGGATAAAGCCATCGAAGATGATGGTAAGAAGAAGGTTGATGTTTGA
- the LOC120072572 gene encoding tubulin beta chain-like, translating to MREILHVQGGQCGNQIGAKFWEVVCAEHGIDTTGKYQGDSDLQLERINVYYNEASCGRYVPRAVLMDLEPGTMDSIRSGLYGQIFRPDNFVFGQSGAGNNWAKGHYTEGAELIDSVLDVVRKEAENCDCLQGFQVCHSLGGGTGSGMGTLLISKIREEYPDRMMLTFSVFPSPKVSDTVVEPYNATLSVHQLVENADECMVLDNEALYDICFRTLKLTTPSFGDLNHLISATMSGVTCCLRFPGQLNSDLRKLAVNLIPFPRLHFFMVGFAPLTSRGSQQYRALTVPELTQQMWDAKNMMCAADPRHGRYLTASAMFRGKMSTKEVDEQMLNVQNKNSSYFVEWIPNNVKSTVCDIPPTGLKMASTFIGNSTSIQEMFRRVSEQFTAMFRRKAFLHWYTGEGMDEMEFTEAESNMNDLVSEYQQYQDATADEEYYDEEEEDVEDQV from the exons ATGAGAGAAATCCTTCACGTTCAAGGTGGGCAATGTGGTAACCAGATCGGTGCTAAGTTCTGGGAAGTTGTTTGCGCCGAGCACGGCATTGATACTACCGGAAAGTACCAGGGAGATTCCGATCTTCAGCTTGAGAGAATCAATGTCTACTACAATGAAGCCAGTTGTGGAAGGTATGTACCTCGCGCTGTTCTTATGGATCTCGAGCCTGGTACTATGGATAGTATCAGATCTGGCCTTTATGGACAGATCTTCAGGCCGGATAACTTTGTTTTTGGTCAATCTGGTGCTGGAAACAACTGGGCTAAAGGTCATTACACTGAAGGCGCTgaacttattgattctgttctCGATGTCGTCCGAAAGGAGGCGGAGAACTGTGATTGCTTGCAAG GGTTTCAGGTGTGTCACTCTCTAGGAGGAGGAACTGGATCTGGAATGGGAACTCTTCTGATTTCGAAGATTAGAGAAGAATATCCGGACAGGATGATGCTTACCTTCTCTGTCTTTCCATCTCCTAAGGTGTCTGATACTGTGGTTGAGCCTTACAACGCTACTCTCTCAGTTCATCAACTGGTTGAAAATGCAGATGAGTGTATGGTTCTTGACAATGAAGCTCTCTACGATATCTGCTTCCGTACTCTCAAACTCACCACTCCAAGCT TTGGTGATTTGAACCATTTGATCTCTGCAACAATGTCTGGTGTGACTTGCTGTTTGAGATTCCCCGGACAACTTAACTCTGATCTCAGAAAGCTAGCTGTTAATCTCATTCCCTTCCCTCGTCTCCACTTTTTCATGGTGGGTTTTGCTCCTCTCACATCTCGTGGTTCCCAGCAGTACAGAGCTCTTACTGTCCCTGAGCTTACTCAACAAATGTGGGATGCCAAGAACATGATGTGTGCTGCTGACCCACGACATGGTCGCTACTTAACTGCCTCTGCTATGTTTAGAGGCAAGATGAGCACAAAAGAGGTAGATGAGCAAATGCTCAACGTGCAGAACAAAAACTCTTCTTACTTCGTGGAGTGGATTCCAAACAATGTCAAATCGACTGTTTGTGACATCCCTCCAACTGGTTTGAAGATGGCTTCTACTTTCATTGGTAATTCCACATCCATTCAGGAAATGTTCCGTCGTGTGAGCGAGCAGTTCACTGCCATGTTTAGAAGGAAAGCTTTCTTGCATTGGTACACTGGGGAAGGTATGGACGAGATGGAGTTCACTGAGGCTGAAAGTAACATGAACGATCTGGTTTCTGAGTACCAGCAGTACCAAGATGCCACAGCTGATGAGGAATATTacgatgaagaagaagaggatgttGAAGATCAAGTGTAA